In one Aestuariirhabdus haliotis genomic region, the following are encoded:
- the lptM gene encoding LPS translocon maturation chaperone LptM has product MRTTMIPKLLPLLLAIGLLTGCGQKGPLYLPEADNQYQSVSVSNQ; this is encoded by the coding sequence ATGAGAACCACAATGATACCCAAGCTTCTGCCCCTGCTTCTGGCTATTGGACTGCTGACCGGCTGCGGCCAGAAAGGCCCCCTGTACCTCCCCGAAGCAGATAACCAGTATCAATCCGTCTCTGTATCGAACCAGTAA